From the genome of Aspergillus chevalieri M1 DNA, chromosome 8, nearly complete sequence, one region includes:
- a CDS encoding ankyrin repeat domain-containing protein (COG:M;~EggNog:ENOG410PRDD;~InterPro:IPR002110,IPR036770,IPR020683;~PFAM:PF13637,PF12796;~go_function: GO:0005515 - protein binding [Evidence IEA]): MAGSPLQSDDESAGRVSTEAWEQRLLEAEGLDQTRLILDGWRADESALEPDLDSLCFYESLVAAFHRGDVPLVKYFLEEGVPITYTLSRDALSEAVPENKRLEILETLYQYGWDLNQKSPWRFTILSDSVKDKGTVQWLLDHGADLNPRTPIYCVPISIAARDASLDTIRLLLEWGADPTRSIALKYAIMRDDEHWKTVIETLLDHGCGINNSNSFGISHRGRPRKDPGTVLHSAALWNRHHMIPFLLEKGADPLKVTETGLTPAQYALENGSEEAASILAEEERQFNARQGEI, from the exons ATGGCCGGATCTCCCCTACAGTCAGATGATGAAAGCGCGGGCAGAGTGAGCACTGAGGCATGGGAGCAGCGCCTACTTGAGGCAGAAGGCCTAGACCAAACAAggttgattctggatggctgGCGTGCAGACGAGTCGGCCTTGGAGCCAGACCTGGATTCTCTTTGTTTCTATGAATCATTGGTGGCGGCATTTCACCGTGGAGATGTACCATTGGTGAAGTACTTCTTGGAGGAAGGAGTCCCAATAACTTATACACTGAGCCGTGATGCTCTCAGTGAAGCGGTACCAGAGAACAAGAGACTGGAGATCCTTGAAACTTTGTACCAATATGGGTGGGATCTCAATCAAAAGTCACCATGGCGTTTTACGATCTTGAG TGACTCTGTCAAGGATAAAGGAACAGTTCAATGGTTGCTTGATCATGGAGCAGATTTAAATCCAAGAACACCCATCTATTGTGTCCCGATCAGCATTGCTGCCAGGGACGCCTCTCTGGACACCATCAGACTGTTACTTGAATGGGGTGCTGATCCAACCAGAAGCATTGCTCTGAAATATGCAATCATGAGAGATGATGAACACTGGAAGACTGTGATAGAGACCCTCCTTGATCATGGTTGTGGTATTAATAACTCCAACAGCTTTGGTATAAGCCACAGAGGAAGGCCTCGTAAAGATCCAGGGACTGTACTACATTCTGCTGCCCTATGGAACCGCCATCATATGATCCCATTCCTGTTGGAAAAAGGTGCTGATCCATTGAAGGTTACTGAGACGGGACTTACGCCTGCCCAGTATGCCTTGGAAAACGGCAGTGAGGAAGCCGCGAGTATTTTGGCTGAGGAAGAGAGACAATTCAATGCCCGGCAGGGAGAAATATAG
- a CDS encoding uncharacterized protein (COG:S;~EggNog:ENOG410PP0M;~InterPro:IPR010721,IPR001104;~PFAM:PF02544,PF06966;~TransMembrane:4 (o72-93i105-126o146-165i205-226o);~go_function: GO:0016627 - oxidoreductase activity, acting on the CH-CH group of donors [Evidence IEA];~go_process: GO:0006629 - lipid metabolic process [Evidence IEA]) produces MPGKLRDNVSRIKEPSPLGKSLFVGLRAADVFWQYNLLTRGWGLRLIEKLGGQSVSPLHVFNPLSVTGLQPYYGLVSLLSIGSSVKQIIHIIFVSEQTMSLGSGVAIPAFNTVFNTLNTLLSLWAVTSPVSSVPELGTLLDTFSSSPLVAVGLGAYAIGLLVEAVSEFQRKSFKQDPRNQGKPYGGGLFSLATNINYGGYTVWRAGYAMVCGGFAWAATTFGFFFYDFASRGVPVLEEYMTQRYGDAYKQIKSRVRYSLIPGIW; encoded by the exons ATGCCCGGCAAGCTCCGCGACAACGTCTCCCGCATCAAGGAGCCCTCGCCCCTTGGAAAATCCCTCTTCGTGGGCCTCCGCGCAGCAGACGTCTTCTGGCAATACAATCTTCTTACACGAGGATGGGGTCTCCGTTTAATCGAGAAACTAGGCGGCCAGTCCGTGTCACCTTTACACGTCTTCAACCCACTATCCGTCACCGGCCTACAGCCTTACTATGGACTAGTTAGTCTGTTATCCATTGGTAGCAGCGTGAAGCAAATCATCCATATTATTTTTGTCTCTGAGCAAACGATGAGCCTTGGGTCTGGGGTTGCTATTCCAGCTTTCAATACTGTATTTAATACTTTGAATACCCTGCTTTCGCTGTGGGCAGTCACTTCGCCTGTCTCTTCTGTTCCAGAATTAGGAACTCTGCTCGacactttctcttcttctcctttggTTGCAGTCGGACTGGGTGCCTACGCTATCGGTCTGTTGGTCGAAGCTGTGTCCGAGTTTCAGCGGAAGTCATTCAAGCAGGATCCCAGGAATCAAGGGAAACCGTACGGCGGGGGATTGTTCTCGCTAGCGACGAACATCAATTACGGAGGCTACACTGTTTGGAGAGCTGGGTATGCGATGGTCTGTGGGGGTTTTGCATGGGCAGCAACGACTTTTgggttcttcttctatgACTTTGCGTCCCGCGGGGTTCCGGTTTTGGAAGAGTATATGACGCAAAGA TACGGCGATGCGTACAAGCAAATCAAATCTCGCGTTCGGTATTCGTTGATTCCGGGGATCTGGTAG
- a CDS encoding glutathione S-transferase family protein (COG:O;~EggNog:ENOG410PMZI;~InterPro:IPR036249,IPR040079,IPR036282,IPR010987, IPR004045,IPR004046;~PFAM:PF13409,PF00043,PF14497,PF13417,PF13410, PF02798;~go_function: GO:0005515 - protein binding [Evidence IEA];~go_process: GO:0006749 - glutathione metabolic process [Evidence IEA]), producing the protein MPRDMKPIKLYGGYLGPNPLKTSFILSELDIPYENEFVDFPKLKTPEYEVINPNGRLPAIHDPNTDITIWESGAILEYILDNYDQEHKLSFTPGTKEFYHARQWLYYQVTGQGPYYGQAVWFKRYHAERVDSAVERYVNEIKRVSKVLDRWLEDKEWLVGDRISYADLAFVPWQNGVQSVLSDEGYDEKEFPHMTAWLKRMAERPKVKELIEAQETMFQEMQKKKAFD; encoded by the coding sequence ATGCCTCGTGACATGAAGCCCATCAAGCTGTATGGGGGTTATCTCGGCCCCAACCCACTAAAGACATCCTTCATCCTCTCAGAACTCGATATCCCCTACGAGAATGAATTCGTTGACTTTCCGAAACTCAAGACCCCAGAATACGAAGTTATCAACCCCAACGGCCGCCTCCCAGCCATCCACGACCCTAACACCGACATCACCATCTGGGAATCCGGTGCCATCCTCGAGTATATCCTCGACAACTACGACCAAGAGCACAAGCTCAGCTTTACCCCTGGCACGAAGGAGTTCTACCACGCTCGTCAGTGGCTATACTATCAGGTCACGGGACAAGGACCCTACTACGGTCAGGCTGTCTGGTTCAAGCGGTACCATGCAGAACGGGTGGACAGTGCTGTAGAGCGCTATGTGAACGAGATTAAGCGTGTATCGAAGGTGCTGGATCGGTGGTTGGAGGATAAGGAGTGGCTTGTTGGTGATAGAATTTCGTATGCTGATTTGGCGTTTGTGCCGTGGCAGAATGGAGTTCAGAGTGTGTTGTCTGATGAGGGGTATGATGAGAAAGAGTTTCCGCATATGACGGCGTGGCTGAAAAGGATGGCCGAGAGGCCAAAGGTAAAGGAGTTGATTGAGGCTCAGGAGACGATGTTTCAGGagatgcagaagaagaaggccttTGATTAA
- a CDS encoding uncharacterized protein (COG:S;~EggNog:ENOG410PT3K), with the protein MQSRLLHSIRSISSISTPKNPLPILICGRNPRVASAVSAALRPDYDVIHSISSPQAGTLDIPAFLRGDGNTASTSSQGTTAPTPTPVAILVGGGYTVHDMEMIREACRGLDPVIWLKVKKDMSGPLPPLEEYGAEVGRRAREYLNGVRDRGELGGGGVYYI; encoded by the exons ATGCAATCCCGCCTTCTCCACTCCATCCGCTCCATATCCTCTATCTCCACCCCAAAGAACCCTTTACCAATCTTGATCTGCGGAAGAAATCCCCGCGTCGCTTCAGCCGTATCCGCCGCCTTGCGGCCCGATTATGATG TAATACACTCCATATCATCCCCCCAAGCCGGCACGCTCGACATCCCCGCCTTCCTCCGCGGCGATGGTAATACTGCTTCTACTTCTTCCCAGGGCACTACGGCCCCGACCCCAACACCCGTGGCCATCCTGGTTGGCGGTGGGTATACGGTTCACGATATGGAGATGATACGCGAGGCCTGTCGTGGTCTTGATCCTGTTATCTGGttgaaggtgaagaaggatatGTCGGGACCGCTGCCACCGTTGGAAGAGTATGGAGCGGAGGTGGGAAGGAGGGCGAGGGAGTATTTGAATGGGGTACGGGATCGGGGGGAGTTGGGGGGTGGTGGGGTTTATTATATTTAA
- the THR4_2 gene encoding threonine synthase (COG:E;~EggNog:ENOG410PGKC;~InterPro:IPR036052), whose amino-acid sequence MDILVSSNFERVMWFLAKEFAIATGTDERSSKKQASQDVLAWYQALKSSGGFGPIHKDILENGQRTFESDRALDPHTAVGTTAAQRSMTRAGTHHISLSAAHPAKFSEVAILALKDNAGFNFEEQVLPDELKALSQKATRVTKVDNSWKEMREIIKGLAEEGLESRSKRLIEVIFVLCRRL is encoded by the exons ATGGATATCTTGGTCTCTAGCAACTTTGAGAGAGTGATGTGGTTCCTAGCAAAAG AATTTGCAATTGCCACTGGTACGGATGAACGGTCTAGCAAAAAGCAGGCTAGCCAAGATGTCTTAGCCTGGTATCAGGCACTAAAATCATCGGGCGGTTTCGGACCCATACACAAGGATATCTTGGAAAACGGGCAACGAACCTTTGAGAGTGACCGT GCGCTTGATCCCCATACTGCAGTGGGAACTACTGCAGCACAAAGATCGATGACTCGGGCTGGCACGCATCACATTTCGCTCTCAGCTGCCCACCCCGCGAAATTTTCGGAAGTTGCTATATTGGCCTTGAAGGACAATGCTGGTTTTAATTTCGAGGAGCAGGTGCTCCCTGACGAGCTCAAGGCTCTTTCGCAAAAGGCAACACGTGTAACCAAAGTGGATAATTCATGGAAGGAGATGAGGGAGATTATCAAAGGTCTTGCCGAGGAGGGACTTGAAAGCCGAAGCAAGCGATTGATTGAAGTTATCTTTGTTCTTTGCCGGCGACTTTGA
- a CDS encoding uncharacterized protein (COG:S;~EggNog:ENOG410Q0P6;~SECRETED:SignalP(1-28)) has translation MFFPRHLPLWLQTLAVLVLLCGQFTIRAEPLPVGSLATSNIAARSPGLRRNLCEAGSCGRASKRDYIDEADIDNDEHEEKEDSDSSDLERRLLSFTDDGNGTFPSASELDKRGLDRVSPSRLDDYIKRITNNRRGDLMIPLIPDDTTSSSEFKKFGNVPFNIGTKDLCGCTCLFLVSDQAVYAAHYYEDISFNPRGFQRQVKDFLRSPRSWVSGEEQLRYKSLQQVEKYFPEDTTDAFILTPAKEIGEDRNGLPVYDTTKAQYKQRMDGQEPYISQLQNIVRDMIGVKPEVHVYEAADQEKEGAKLDYTVSGRALFQYDPEGPGEVRLFFENKKVLHGSADC, from the exons ATGTTCTTTCCGCGCCATCTTCCCTTGTGGCTGCAAACTCTCGCAGTACTTGTACTGCTGTGCGGCCAGTTTACCATCAGGGCTGAGCCTTT GCCTGTCGGCTCGCTTGCAACGAGCAATATCGCAGCGAGAAGCCCAGGGCTCCGTCGAAACCTATGTGAGGCTGGAAGCTGTGGCAGAGCGAGCAAACGTGACTACATTGACGAGGCAGACATTGACAATGACGAGCACGAAGAGAAGGAGGACAGTGATTCCTCCGATTTGGAGCGACGACTCCTCTCCTTCACAGATGATGGAAATGGAACCTTTCCGTCCGCGTCCGAACTGGACAAGCGAGGATTGGATAGAGTATCGCCTTCGAGACTTGATGACTATATCAAGAGAATCACAAACAATCGACGCGGTGACTTGATGATCCCGCTGATCCCTGACGATACTACCTCGTCATCTGAGTTCAAAAAATTTGGAAACGTACCATTCAACATCGGAACCAAGGATCTCTGTGGATGCACCTGTTTATTTCTCGTCTCTGACCAAGCTGTTTATGCTGCTCATTACTATGAAGATATTTCTTTCAACCCTCGAGGTTTCCAAAGACAAGTCAAAGACTTTCTCCGTTCTCCTCGTTCCTGGGTCAGTGGGGAGGAACAGTTAAGATACAAAAGTCTCCAACAAGTCGAAAAATACTTCCCAGAAGATACGACCGATGCATTCATTTTGACCCCTGCCAAGGAAATTGGAGAAGACAGGAACGGGTTACCGGTTTATGACACCACCAAAGCTCAATATAAGCAGAGGATGGATGGACAAGAACCTTATATCAGCCAACTGCAGAACATTGTTCGTGATATGATAGGTGTAAAACCTGAAGTTCATGTTTATGAGGCTGCGGACcaagagaaagaaggtgCAAAACTGGATTATACTGTCAGTGGCCGTGCACTCTTTCAATATGACCCTGAAGGTCCCGGTGAGGTGAGGCTGTTTTTTGAAAACAAAAAAGTATTGCATGGCAGTGCAGACTGCTGA
- the THR4_3 gene encoding threonine synthase (COG:E;~EggNog:ENOG410PGKC;~InterPro:IPR036052) has product MDRQQSTALGGKKDVSVVILHPKGRISPIQEAQMATRTDRNVHNLAVKTLKLGAVNSINFARILAQIVFYFYSYFSLARKSPSLNVGDKVRFVTPTGIFGNILEGFFAKLAYQ; this is encoded by the exons ATGGATCGGCAGCAATCTACGGCCTTAGGGGGCAAGAAAGATGTATCGGTTGTCATTTTACATCCAAAGGGCCGCATCAGCCCTATTCAGGAGGCGCAGATGGCAACCCGCACAGATAGGAACGTCCACAATCTTGCTGTGAAG ACCTTGAAACTGGGTGCTGTGAACTCGATAAACTTCGCAAGAATCCTCGCTCAGATTGTCTTCTACTTCTACTCCTATTTCTCACTTGCAAGAAAGTCCCCTTCACTCAACGTTGGTGACAAGGTCCGATTTGTCACACCGACTGGAATCTTTGGAAACATACTCGAGGGCTTTTTCGCAAAATTGGCCTACCAGTAG
- a CDS encoding NmrA/HSCARG family protein (COG:G,M;~EggNog:ENOG410PUNB;~InterPro:IPR036291,IPR008030;~PFAM:PF13460,PF05368), translated as MDSTASVLDAVRLSHTVFLVTTPWGEGGADVELTHGTNVADAAKEAGVEHIIYSSLLNVTETSGGRLTHVPHFDMKQKVEQYIRSSGVSATFVLPGYFMSNFAAYGMIRKGDDGIYNLAYPVTNNAKFPLIDIPEDLGKFVLAAIKKRTSLIGAQILASADYYTPTQILADFEAVTGKKTRYVQVDAASYKGFMPAPVADELLENHLFIEEPGYYNGRSLEGSKRLLSGLGLKTTSWKEYVQKHKESMV; from the exons ATGGACTCAACTGCCTCCGTCCTCGACGCAGTCCGTCTCTCTCACACGGTTTTCCTCGTCACCACCCCATGGGGCGAGGGCGGCGCGGATGTCGAGCTGACCCACGGTACCAATGTCGCCGACGCTGCTAAGGAAGCCGGTGTTGAGCATATAATCTACTCGTCTCTGCTCAATGTCACCGAGACCTCCGGCGGCCGTCTCACTCATGTGCCTCACTTTGACATGAAGCAGAAGGTCGAGCAGTACATTCGGTCGTCTGGTGTTTCGGCCACTTTCGTTCTGCCGGGTTACTTTATGTCCAACTTTGCGGCTTATGGTATGATCCGTAAGGGTGACGACGGCATTTATAATCTTGCCTATCCAGTCACCAACAACGCCAAGTTCCCTCTGATTGATATTCCCGAAGATCTCG GCAAATTCGTCCTCGCGGCCATCAAGAAGCGCACTAGTCTCATTGGTGCCCAGATCCTGGCCTCTGCCGATTATTACACCCCCACTCAGATCCTAGCCGACTTTGAAGCGGTTACTGGCAAGAAGACTAGATATGTGCAGGTGGACGCAGCGTCGTACAAGGGATTCATGCCGGCGCCGGTTGCAGATGAGTTGCTCGAGAACCACCTGTTTATTGAAGAGCCCGGATATTACAACGGTCGCAGCTTGGAGGGTAGCAAAAGGTTGCTTTCGGGGCTTGGCTTGAAGACGACTTCTTGGAAAGAGTATGTGCAAAAGCACAAGGAAAGTATGGTCTGA
- the LAC9_4 gene encoding fungal specific transcription factor domain-containing protein (COG:K;~EggNog:ENOG410PIUD;~InterPro:IPR007219;~TransMembrane:4 (o24-45i57-74o94-115i283-305o);~go_function: GO:0003677 - DNA binding [Evidence IEA];~go_function: GO:0008270 - zinc ion binding [Evidence IEA];~go_process: GO:0006351 - transcription, DNA-templated [Evidence IEA]): protein MDAWTLGNVHSNIDLDLYNQAKDLLQKVSLMETGSLTLLQALLLVSGFAQKRGMPDAGLQYLSIAVRMAIGLGLHQECADLSSTMFEKEMRRRVWWTAYIFDSCAAKSFGIPLLLPNNSEISTRPVLNVHDEDFDVTASSLPPEVNGPTLYSGLIAQSQFHAMANAIYRRLVAKPNVSITEMQEMEKMIDDCRSSYPSYLMDDDYASRSAWLRSSNDRLQICDRNLRILLWRPYLLQWVKINSKGEGHEDAVLRDNGLRCLYAARESLNLVHKTIKGGVHLRLVASFLLYCLFHITLVFVISLRLGPALPDTFSLLQDIKTIKQLVSQTWLVNDAQASNFLNLINRLALPFDAPIETALAASILPTEMFLDNGDFPSG, encoded by the exons ATGGACGCATGGACGCTGGGAAATGTCCACTCCAATATCGACCTGGATCTCTATAATCAAGCCAAGGATCTTCTGCAAAAAGTCTCGTTGATGGAGACAGGGAGCCTAACCCTCCTGCAGGCACTATTGCTAGTGAGTGGCTTTGCTCAGAAACGGGGCATGCCCGACGCCGGGCTGCAGTATCTGTCCATTGCCGTGCGGATGGCTATCGGCCTCGGACTCCACCAGGAGTGCGCGGATTTGTCTTCAACTATGTTTGAAAAGGAGATGAGACGGCGAGTTTGGTGGACTGCCTATATTTTTGATAGTTGTGCTGCCAAAAGCTTCGGCATTCCTTTGCTCCTTCCGAACAACAGTGAAATAAGCACTAGGCCGGTGCTGAATGTGCACGATGAG GACTTTGATGTCACAGCCTCGTCGTTGCCACCTGAGGTTAATGGGCCGACATTGTATTCCGGCCTGATCGCTCAGTCCCAATTCCACGCCATGGCAAACGCTATTTACCGTCGTCTCGTGGCAAAGCCGAATGTCTCTATTACCGAGATGCaagagatggagaagatgaTCGATGACTGCCGGAGCTCCTACCCATCATACTTGATGGACGATGATTACGCGTCCCGATCAGCGTGGTTGAGATCCTCTAATGACCGGCTTCAGATCTGCGACAGAAACCTACGGATTTTACTGTGGCGTCCGTATCTCCTACAGTGGGTGAAGATAAATAGCAAAGGTGAAGGGCACGAGGACGCTGTTTTACGAGACAATGGACTACGATGTCTGTATGCTGCTAGAGAATCCCTAAACCTGGTCCACAAGACCATTAAGGGTGGTGTGCATCTACGACTCGTCGCATCTTTCTTGTT GTATTGCCTCTTCCACATTACGCTGGTATTTGTGATATCCCTCCGGTTGGGTCCCGCCCTACCAGACACCTTCAGTCTTCTACAGGACATCAAAACCATCAAACAACTTGTGTCGCAGACATGGCTCGTCAATGATGCACAAGCTAGTAACTTCCTCAACCTCATCAACCGACTTGCTCTCCCGTTTGATGCCCCGATTGAAACGGCTTTAGCGGCCAGTATCTTGCCCACCGAGATGTTCCTGGACAATGGTGATTTTCCTTCGGGTTGA
- a CDS encoding cytochrome P450 (COG:Q;~EggNog:ENOG410PHET;~InterPro:IPR001128,IPR002401,IPR036396;~PFAM:PF00067;~TransMembrane:3 (o6-21i28-49o254-271i);~go_function: GO:0005506 - iron ion binding [Evidence IEA];~go_function: GO:0016705 - oxidoreductase activity, acting on paired donors, with incorporation or reduction of molecular oxygen [Evidence IEA];~go_function: GO:0020037 - heme binding [Evidence IEA];~go_process: GO:0055114 - oxidation-reduction process [Evidence IEA]): protein MARPSIHFGVVYFSIAALVHLRPEDRVLNSSVLTFIGLSIIATALRIIYDLSLYPQFFTPLKQLPTPPTRTWLKGNTKSIFLETPLDEMADWVRNVPNDGLIRYYMVGNLERVLLTSPKALSEVLVHKAYDFCKPELVQLQLRRVTGNGLLLAEGDEHKLQRKNLMPAFSYRHVKDLYPVFWAKSAEMANLIEQEIKSRKNPEDNVIQIGNWASRATLDIVGLAGMDHDFESLRDPDNELNRQYRRFFNDDPKMTRIIVLLGLFAVDLKLLQKLPVRRNKIAQETSGFLRSVARQIIHEKREKMENKTESNGVDIISVALQSGTFTEENLVDQMMTFLTAGHETTATAMQWAIYALCKHQDVQTRLREEIRTNLPSISTDSPAPLSAATLDSLPYLNAVCNEVLRFYPSVPATVRIASRDTTIINTPIPKDTFFMISPHIINRQEEFWGPEAATFNPERWIDPDTGRTNKTGGSSNNYALLTFLQGPRSCIGQMFAKVELACLVATMVGKFEMELRNPDAALEIRKGATVHPKDGVMARLTPLEGW from the exons ATGGCGCGGCCCAGTATCCACTTTGGGGTTGTCTACTTCAGTATCGCAGCCTTGGTACATTTAAGACCCGAGGATAGAGTACTCAATTCATCCGTTCTGACGTTCATCGGATTATCAATTATTGCGACAGCACTCCGAATCATCTATGACTTGAGTCTATACCCTCAATTTTTTACTCCTCTTAAACAATTGCCGACACCACCA ACACGAACATGGCTCAAAGGCAACACGAAGTCTATTTTTCTGGAGACTCCGCTGGATGAAATGGCAGACTGGGTCAGAAATGTGCCCAATGACGGATTGATCCGCTATTACATGGTTGGAAATTTAGAACGTGTTCTTTTGACATCCCCCAAAGCCCTCAGTGAGGTACTCGTTCACAAAGCGTATGATTTCTGCAAGCCAGAACTGGTCCAACTTCAACTCAGACGTGTTACGGGGAATGGGCTACTTCTCGCAGAGGGAGATGAGCACAAG CTACAACGAAAGAATCTTATGCCTGCGTTCTCCTACCGCCATGTCAAAGACCTTTACCCGGTATTTTGGGCTAAGAGCGCCGAAATGGCAAATTTGATCGAACAGGAGATCAAATCTCGAAAGAACCCAGAAGACAATGTCATCCAGATCGGTAACTGGGCCAGCAGAGCGACCTTGGATATTGTCGGTCTTGCAGGAATGGACCATGACTTTGAGTCTCTACGGGACCCCGACAATGAGCTCAACCGGCAGTATCGTCGGTTCTTCAATGACGACCCCAAGATGACCAGAATAATTGTGCTCCTGGGCTTGTTTGCAGTCGACCTGAAGCTCCTCCAAAAACTTCCCGTCCGGCGCAACAAGATTGCCCAAGAGACGTCGGGATTCCTCCGTAGCGTCGCCCGGCAAATCATCCACGAGAAGCGTGAGAAGATGGAAAACAAAACCGAAAGCAACGGGGTCGACATCATATCCGTCGCCCTACAAAGTGGCACCTTCACAGAAGAAAACCTGGTCGACCAAATGATGACCTTCCTAACAGCCGGCCATGAAACAACAGCCACAGCCATGCAATGGGCCATCTACGCCCTCTGCAAACACCAAGACGTACAAACCCGTCTCCGCGAAGAAATCCGCACAAACCTCCCCTCCATCTCCACCGACTCACCAGCCCCCCTATCCGCCGCGACCCTCGACTCACTCCCTTACCTCAACGCCGTCTGCAACGAAGTTCTCCGCTTCTACCCCTCCGTTCCCGCCACAGTCCGTATCGCCTCTCGCGACACTACCATCATAAACACCCCGATACCCAAAGACACATTCTTCATGATCTCCCCGCACATCATCAACCGCCAGGAAGAATTCTGGGGCCCCGAGGCGGCTACATTCAACCCAGAACGGTGGATCGACCCCGATACAGGACGCACCAACAAGACTGGCGGGTCAAGTAACAACTACGCTTTGCTAACCTTCCTCCAAGGCCCGAGGAGTTGTATCGGTCAGATGTTCGCGAAGGTTGAACTTGCTTGTCTGGTTGCTACGATGGTGGGCAAGTTTGAGATGGAGCTGAGGAATCCCGATGCTGCGTTGGAGATTAGGAAGGGTGCGACGGTGCATCCTAAGGATGGGGTTATGGCGAGGTTGACGCCGTTGGAGGGGTGGTGA